The genomic interval TGACAGCGGCCGAAGCCGTACGCCGCGGACGCAACCTGCGGGACGCCCGCGCCGAGCACGACCGTCACACCGCGTATCTGGAGCGGCGGCTGGCCGACCAGAACGTGGAGATGCTCCGGCTCGGCAAGGAGATCCTGCCCGCCACGCTCTACCGGCTCAGCAGCGGAGAATCCCCCGGAGAGGTGATTCGCCAAGTCGTCGACGCCGATCCGGACTGGCGGCAACTTCCGCAGCCGCAGCGCGACTTGCTCAGGACGGTGCTCAACATCGTCCAGCGCGAGGAGAACATGCGTGACTCCGCGCAGCGTTCCTTCGTCAGCATCGCCCGCCGTGTCCAGGCCATCGTCCACCAACAGGCCAAGGAACTCCGGGAGATGGAGGAGGACCACGGACGCAACCCCGAGGTCTTCGACGACCTCCTGCGCATCGACCACGGCACCGCGCTGATCGGTCGTCTCGCCGACTCCATCTCGGTGCTCGGCGGTGGCCGCCCGGGCCGCCAGTGGCCCGAACCGGTGCCGCTGTACAGCGTGTTGCGCGGCGCCATGTCCCGCATCCTGGAGTACCGGCGCATCGAGCTGCACTCCATCGCCAAGGTCAACATCCGCGGCATCTCCGTCGAGCCGGTCATCCACGCGGCGGCCGAACTCCTCGACAACGCCACGCGTTACTCGCCCCCGCAGACCAAGGTGCACGTCACCGCCGTAGAGGTGCAGACCGGTGTCGCCATCGAGATCGAGGACGGCGGCGTCAGCCTCAGCGAGGAGTCGCGCGCGCGGGCCGAGGGCATGCTGGAGCGCGCCAAGGCCGGCACCGACCTCCAGGACCTCGGCGAGAGTCCGCGCCTGGGCCTCCAGGTCGTCGGCCGGCTCTGCGCGACGTACAACATGCAGATCTCGCTGCGCGCCTCGGCCTACGGCGGCGTCCGCGCCGTCCTCATCGTGCCCAGCGAGATGCTCACCCCCGGCACCGCACCCGGACTCGCCCACGGCATCGGCGCCACCGCCATGCCCAAGGCCGAACTCGGCGCGGTCGACGGCCCCAAGCGCACGATCAAGCGGCGCCGCCCCACGAGCCCGCGCATCCCGGCCTCGGTGAGCATGGAGGACGAGGTTCCCGAGGTCACCGAGTGGACGGCGGGCGGCCTGCCGCAGCGCCGCAGCCGGGTCAAGGTCCCGCTCGCCCAGCGGTACGCCGAACAGGCCGCCGCCGAGCGCGCCGAGGCCGCCGCACGGGAGGCCCGCTCCGCCTGGGGCACGCCCGAGCCCGAGCCGGAGAAGAAGGACGAACCCGAACCGGGCCTGTGGGTCGAGGCGTTCATGGAAGGCCTCAAGGGTGACCCGGACCCGACCGCTTTCACCCAGAAGACCGAGCCGGCCCGAGTCGAGGCCGACGACGAGGGGGACCTCAAGTGATCCAGCAGCGAGCCAACTTCGACTGGATGCTCAAGGATCTCGCCGACGGCGTGCCCGGCATCCAGCAGATCGTCGTGCTCTCCGCCGACGGACTCCGCATCGCCCGCTACGGCGGCGACCCCGATGCCGCCGACCGCGTCGCCGCGGCCTGTGCCGGACTTCAGAGCCTGGCGGGTGCCGTCGCCTCGGAGATCCCGGGCAGCGACGGCCGGATGAAGATGGTCATCATCGAGATCAACGGCGGCTACTTCTATCTGATGGCCGCGGGCGCCAACGCCTACCTGGCCGTCCTGTCCGACGTCGTCGCCGAGCCCGGCCTGATGAGCAACCGCATGCGCGACCTCGTCGTCAGAATCGGCGCCCACCTCACCAGCCCGCCGAGGCGCAACGGGCAGACCGTATGACTCCTCCGCAACGCCAGCGGCGACATCCGACGGACGGGCCGCCGCCCGAGCCCGCCAAGAAGCAGGGCGAAGGAAAGATCCCGGAGCGGCTGTACGTGCTCACCGGCGCGACCGAGGACGGTGACCGGGCCGAACTCGACCTGGTCACGCTGATCGTGGCGCGTTCCGACGCGCCGCAGTCGGCCACTCCGGAGCAGGCGGCCCTGCTCGGGCTCTGTATCGCCCCCCTGTCCGTGGCCGAGCTGTCGGCCTATCTCAACCTGCCGTACAGCGTGGTGACCGTCCTGCTCACCGAGCTGCTGACGGCCGAACTGGTGCAGGCGCGCGCCCCGATCGTCCGCCAGGCGCTCCCCGACCGTTCCCTCCTCGAAGCGGTGATGCATGGACTTCAAAAGCTCTGACACCGTCACGGGCCCTCGGACCGAGGACCATCTCCCGCACACGGCCCAGGCCGCGGTGAAGATCGTGATCGTCGGCGGCTTCGGGGTCGGCAAGACGACCATGGTCGGTTCGGTCAGCGAGATCAGGCCGCTGACCACCGAGGAGACCATGACGCAGGCCGGCGTCGGCGTCGACGACAACTACGGCTCGGAGAGCAAGACGGCCACCACCGTCGCGATGGACTTCGGCCGCATCAGCATCACCGACCAACTGGTGCTGTACCTGTTCGGCACCCCCGGCCAGGAACGCTTCTGGTTCCTGTGGAACGGGCTGTTCGAGGGCGCGCTCGGCGCGGTGGTGCTCATCGACACGCGGCGCCTCGAAGTCAGCTTCGACGTCATAGGACGGCTGGAGGAGCGCGGGGTGCCGTTCGTGATCGCCGTCAACTCCTTCCCGGACGGCCCGCATTACCCCATCGAGGACCTGCGTACGGCGCTCGACCTGTCCCCGGACATCCCCATCATCGAGTGCGACGCGCGCCGCCGCGCCTCCAGCCGGGACGTCCTGATGACCCTGATGCGCTTCCTGCACTCCCTGGCGATGACGGGCTCACTGACCTGACCCGCCCAACTCCCCCGACACCGGATCCACTTCAGCTCCCGGAGCGATCACCGTGACGCCTGAACACCACTTTCCGACCGATACGGACGACACCAGGCTCGGCCCGCCCCCCGGCTGCCCCGCGCACGGCCAGGGGCCCGGGGGACTGCACCGGCTGTACGGCCCCGAAGCGGCGGACCTGGGCGCCCTCTACGAGAAGCTCCGCGCCGAACACGGCCCCGTAGCACCGGTGTTGCTGCATGACGACGTGCCGATCTGGGTCGTCCTCGGCCACACCGAGAACCTGCACATGGTGCGTACGCCCTCGCAGTTCAGCCGGGACAGCCGGGTCTGGAC from Streptomyces sp. NBC_01288 carries:
- a CDS encoding roadblock/LC7 domain-containing protein encodes the protein MIQQRANFDWMLKDLADGVPGIQQIVVLSADGLRIARYGGDPDAADRVAAACAGLQSLAGAVASEIPGSDGRMKMVIIEINGGYFYLMAAGANAYLAVLSDVVAEPGLMSNRMRDLVVRIGAHLTSPPRRNGQTV
- a CDS encoding sensor histidine kinase; this translates as MVSVQSPPRGRELPYARVLLPPAIVMAAATGAAVALVAGPARIAVGWCGAVATLLVIVTAAEAVRRGRNLRDARAEHDRHTAYLERRLADQNVEMLRLGKEILPATLYRLSSGESPGEVIRQVVDADPDWRQLPQPQRDLLRTVLNIVQREENMRDSAQRSFVSIARRVQAIVHQQAKELREMEEDHGRNPEVFDDLLRIDHGTALIGRLADSISVLGGGRPGRQWPEPVPLYSVLRGAMSRILEYRRIELHSIAKVNIRGISVEPVIHAAAELLDNATRYSPPQTKVHVTAVEVQTGVAIEIEDGGVSLSEESRARAEGMLERAKAGTDLQDLGESPRLGLQVVGRLCATYNMQISLRASAYGGVRAVLIVPSEMLTPGTAPGLAHGIGATAMPKAELGAVDGPKRTIKRRRPTSPRIPASVSMEDEVPEVTEWTAGGLPQRRSRVKVPLAQRYAEQAAAERAEAAAREARSAWGTPEPEPEKKDEPEPGLWVEAFMEGLKGDPDPTAFTQKTEPARVEADDEGDLK
- a CDS encoding GTP-binding protein, translating into MDFKSSDTVTGPRTEDHLPHTAQAAVKIVIVGGFGVGKTTMVGSVSEIRPLTTEETMTQAGVGVDDNYGSESKTATTVAMDFGRISITDQLVLYLFGTPGQERFWFLWNGLFEGALGAVVLIDTRRLEVSFDVIGRLEERGVPFVIAVNSFPDGPHYPIEDLRTALDLSPDIPIIECDARRRASSRDVLMTLMRFLHSLAMTGSLT
- a CDS encoding DUF742 domain-containing protein, translated to MTPPQRQRRHPTDGPPPEPAKKQGEGKIPERLYVLTGATEDGDRAELDLVTLIVARSDAPQSATPEQAALLGLCIAPLSVAELSAYLNLPYSVVTVLLTELLTAELVQARAPIVRQALPDRSLLEAVMHGLQKL